In Sesamum indicum cultivar Zhongzhi No. 13 linkage group LG1, S_indicum_v1.0, whole genome shotgun sequence, the sequence AAACTTTGTATGTGATCCAACtctctcatattttttcttttgcgatcctatttttatgttcttataaattatattgttgttGGGGTAATTTATAGTTATCATCATCCTAAAGAAGCAAGTAACATATGGTGAAGCTCccataatttgaaaagttgcAAAAGCAACGAGTATTTAGACGACTGTTGGTAACGATGCTGAATTTAGATATGTTTATTTACTAACAACCCATATCAGAAACTGACGCTCCCTGACCATGTAATGACTGTCAAAATGGACTGCATTTTGATTCAACTGTGATTGAAATACCGACTGTGTGCATATATACAGACACAGCGTAAATCGTGCataagttttgaatttttgtagcTCCTCTGATTTTGTAATAAGTGCTGATTCTCATAAACAGGCACAAGCGTCTAAGCTTGTTCACATGTGGGGTTGGAGATGGGGGAGGGTCAAAACTGTATCAATCGTTGGTTTAGATGATTTGACCCATTGTACTCTTTTATCTACTATTGTGATTTTGTGAACTTTCAATCTTTTAATTCCAATAGTTGCAATTGTTTAGTGGCAAAGTCGTGTATGTTTTGCATGCAGAAAAGCAGTTGATTCCAATTGAGTTATTGATACCAACACTTTCTGCTATTTAGAGATGGGGATTGTCATCATGCACACTAACTATATTTAGGGAATGATATTTAAGCTTTGTGTTGTAGGTATTTGGGTGAAATTGGTGCACTGAATATATTGAATAGCGATGATACTCCCATTCTGTTGAGTGATATATATGGAAAGTTAGCAGAAGACAAGAATAGGCATGGATGCTCTTGGGAGTCTTTTGAGGTCTATCGGCACCTGAAGTTTCTTGGTTACATAGTTGGTCGCTGTGGCGTTCCTTGGTCTATTAAGAGTGTTAAGATGAAAATGAACGCTCAGGAAGGTATGTCGGAATATGAAAGTAGTAGGGGTGGGGGGTCAATAGACAACAGTTTCATCACAGAGATGTTTGGTAACTTGCATTTTGGTGAAACCAGACCAGTCTTTGATGTTTATCCTCCTAATAGCAAGTTTAGAAAGTCTTGTCCGGGCACTCCATCTTTTGTGCTCTGCCTCACCAGGTATGTGTGTCCAAAACTACAGTTACTTATTTCATATTCAGACCAACTTTATGTCGCTCTTTCACTTAGAATCTTTGATTTTGCATATGAGAACATTCCTTACCTTGCCGACATTCCTCATAGTGTCTTCGCTTCTCACGTTGAGAAtctcaaaatacaaacaagCAATTTTCTATATAGTTGGCATTCTTACTGGTGACTTCAGCTTTATGAACTGCTACATTTGCCTTTTGCAACCCATTCATTTTGATGTGCTTTTGATAAGACCTGAGGCAAACTTATATGATAGACATACTCACATGATGCAATGGCATCTTATGTAGTGGCCACCCACCATCCAGACAAGAGATCGAGGACCTTGAGACACGCTGTGGTGGAAGTCCTTTAAAGTTCTGTATTGTCGAGCATGGGCGGGTCAGTTTTTTGTCGTTCACCAAAGTTGAGCTGCCTATTCTTCCATGATCTTTTTGTTGGATCCTTACTTGGTAGCTATAAGATGAGATTATTACATTACAGCAGCTGAATTCAGATAGTTATTCAGCCAATACATGTAACTAAACTTACAAGCTTCCATAAAGCTTCTTATGGGACGAAATATTCTGTTTTATGAATAGAGCAGATCTGAGTGTCTTGTTCTTACCTAACGAATGCGTATTGTCTATGCTAGAATGTACATCTAAACTTGTAATTTCTGATAAATTGGTTTCTTGTTAATGCATGGAAGTTCTTCATTATTATTCATTCCTTGGATTTGCGATTTCTTTTCATACAAAGCATTTAATccatatacattttttattctattccGTCATTTCATATGAAAAGTTGTCATTAAAAATACCAATTCAGACACATTTTCATTCTATCACGAgttttgttagaaaaaagttattaaaaaaaagatactaatataaatatattttttatttctcacaGAAGCCgtaatacaaaaacaaaaaatcccatgaaaaataaggaaaattgaaaagcaagaacaaaaacaaaaagcacGCAAGGCTGAACTCCTCAGCCCTCTTCCATAACTCTTTGGACGCCATTAACCTTCTTACTACATTCACAAGATCCGTCCTCTGTCCCCATTACCTCACAACAATCCTCATTTTTAGCACACTTATGTGATGAGCATAGTGGTCTGAATGCATAGGCTTCAGCCTTCACTCTAATTTcctataataaaacaaaaattgcacTGACAAACAAAATTAGGAAAATGGGAAAAAGAAGATGCGTTTGCCGGGAGTCGAACCCGGGTCTATTGCTTGGAAGGCAATTATCCTAACCGTTGGACTACAAACGCTGCGTGAtggactttatttttttatttgtaatgtcTCAAACATTGTGAACTCATGGCAATGAAGATGTATTGGACTTGGAAATCTATGTTGGCTGACTTTTCACCTATTGTTAACTAAGTTACCAGAAATACAAAGCTAAATGTGTGCTATTCTGTCTTGGTGTTCAGGCACCATACAACCTTACCTTACAATCACATTTCAAGAAGAGATGGCAAAATCTGCACATGTTGCTCTCCCAATTGGAACACAATTTTTCTGTCTATAATgtataatacaataatattggtTCTAGAGGTGCAAAAGGTAGTAAAATGTAAAGCTGATCTCAAACatctttcttatattttttgcataataaaatcataatactTTGAGGCACAAAAAATGGTGTCAAATCAGAATAGAaagattcaaaatattaagaataaacaattaccaaaaacaaataaagaagctTCAATAGTATGATACACTCAAAGGCTATTTTTCACAATACAGTATCTTTTTGGCCCTACCGTAGccaaagaaataaaactattCACACAAAAAAACCACACTCAAACAGTTCCTATAAGATTGGTTATTTACCACACTTGTGCCAAAGTTCCAACCGCGTCAAACGAATTAGAGAGAAGTTCTTCTATTGAGAACACAGCCCTAATAATATGCTGCAAAGAGAAAATAGGAATCAAGAAGATCAACCTCACATCCGGGATTGATGTATCATGAAAGATTTCTCAGTTAAGATGGGTCAATCATTTCTCTGCTGATACTAAAAGTTGAGTTCAGAACTGCCTCCAAGCATTGCCATGAGATTTCCTCCATGCACCCTTCCTTCAGGGAAAGGACTCAACGCTGGGTTGCTTCCAACAGGCGAATTAGCATGCTGCAGACTGAAATAATTCCAACTACTGGTAGAACTAAGAGCATTGTTCTCTATCATCGTGAGGTCAACACTCATATCTTCAATAGTGGAGATCTGTTTCAACTCAGCAGATTGTTTGACTTTCAAGTCCTGGACAACAGTTCCCATAGTTGCACCACCATGAACCCTTTTATCCTGAACCAGGCCACCATGATAGGCACATAGTGCAGTTTTNNNNNNNNNNTTCACCAAGTTCAGGACCAGGCGGACCCCAAGAGCATCTCTTTCCTCCACCATGGGCCTTGCAAAAATCATTGCTGCCCTGAGCACTTTTTCCACACCCTTCAATTTTGCATCTCTTGCCCCCACCATGATGAACACAAAAGTCAGTACGTCCCCTGGCACTCTTTGTACACTCTTGAACAGCACATCTTCCGCCCCCACCATGTGCCATACAAAACAGGGTTCCTCCGTGGACACTTTTGGGGCAAATCCCACCTCCTTGGAAGAAACACCTTTTACCTCCCCCATGGCCTTTGCAGAAGAGGGTGCTTCCTTCTGCACCTTTATTGCACCCTAGATATGTGCAACGCTTGCCACCACCATGAGCCTTGCAGAATGCTGTGCTTCCTTGAGCCCCTTTGTTGCATTCAGGATACTGGCATCGGCGACCACCACCATGTGAGATGCAAAGACCAGAAGCTCCTTCTGCACTCTTTGTGCAGTTCTCTTTCTGGCACCACTTGCCACCACCACGCCGAATGCACAAACCGGATTTTCCCCTGGCAGTGCGGGTGCAACCCTCATGATTGCACCATCGGCCACCACCATGGGCAATACAGAACTCTGTTCGTCCTTCAGCACTCTTTGTACATCCTAAAATTTCACATTGTAGACCACCGCCATGAGCTTTGCAGGATGCCATTTGGCCTTCGGCACCTCTTTGGCAGCCAGGACGCTGACACCTGTGGCCACCACCATGAGCAATACAAAAACCAGAAGCACCTCTTGCTCCCTTCACACATCCCTGAAACTGACATTGTTGAGTGCTGCTAGTGTGTTGCTGTTGTGGTTGTGTTATCCCGGAAGTACAGGTGACTGAGCTTTTTGGTGGTCTTATTACACTTGAGCAGAGGCCTAGTGCTGGCTTGATTTGCCACTGGTTGAGAAAGTAAATGTTTTCCACGTTCTGTTCATTCAGCCATGGAGAAAAGGTACTTCCTGTTAATCCTTCATCTGTTTTCCCAGCTCCCTCACCAGCAACCACCTCAGTAACATTTTTTCGTTCAGTGGAGCTTAGACTGACAGTTGTGATATCAGATGCAGTAGGTCCACTGGAAAGGCTCAATTGTAGATCAACCTTAGGTAACACATCCAGTGATTTCAAATTAGAGCAGGCCAATTTCTCTGAACCTGATGATTTATCACCACCAAGATGAAGAGAAAAGTCCAGTTCTAGATCCATTGAGGACTCTTCTTCACTTTCCTTGGTTGACGACATTGAGGTGCATGCAGTTGTTGAACTCCCCTTACTGTCTGATGAGCTTGATGAATGGCCAAGGCAGAGACCTAGCGAAGATCCAACTTGTAGATCCATGGGCCCATCTCTAGAACTCCACTTCCGTTTGATTCCTTTTGGAGCAGATATGAAAGGGGTTACAAAACCAGGCGAATCAAGTCGCAACGTTGTGTCTGCACAGTACACAACTTCAGCTCCAGCTGCTCCTATTTGGATGGAATTGCACAGATTCTTGAATGCATTAGATTTAGGGTTAGCAGCAAAACCCACATTGTGGAATCTGGCATCCATGATCAATTGCTAGAGACGGCAGCGCTCTTATCTGAACCAACATTCAGTTGCTAAAGACAGTCCACCTGCCTTCCGGGTTTAAAGAAACTATCTACAAAACTAGGGTTAAATGTCTCTGAAACCGTATACCCTACCCCCGCTCACAAACCCAGAAGTGTCACGCCGATCCATTGCTTGTAAAGGACAGTCTAACAGTGGCACAGCCAACCGCAGAAACACAAGATGAATTTAGACAAAATCCAGTCCTTCTTTAAGAATCTGAGTGTAGGTCATCCTGTTCAACAGAATTACATTAGCTATAACTTACAAAACATGAATGCAACCAAGACAGTTTTTATGGAGATTGTACACTGAGATTGGCAAGTTTCAAAGAACctgattttatttcaatgtCAACCACTCAATGATGCAAAATTCTTTGACTCCCCTCACAAAACACTTAATGATAGAGCTTAAAAAATGTGGTATAATTGCACACAAACTTAAGCGATACCACACAAACTTAAGCGAGTGTGTCCTCTCGAAAGTAAACTAGCTTTGGTGAAGGTAGTGATGAATATATGACCTTGTTCTTAGCTGAAAAATGGTTGGAATCACCACATTCAGGCGGCACTGTTAAGGACATAATTCATGATTCAATATGTTACCTCAATCTTAACTAGAGACCACTTTTCACTTTCCAAATGTTCTTCCTCAATGGTCATTACCAAAACAATCGGAGATTCACAGTAGCCCAGAGATTTGTTCCAAAAACTTCCAGTGTATGATAGTTTCCATTTTGTATGTGTAAACTTAAGTACATCAGTATGAATCACTTATTCAGTAGGTCATTCTGCTACAGTGATTCTCCAAGAATATATGAACAAATATCTTTCTGATAAAAGCAAACACTTTGACAAAAATCTAAACAGCCGATGCTTTTGTAATTCACAAACATACAACTTAAACAATACACGAACATACCCTCCCACAATCAACTTAGACTGGAAAAAAGATACCCAGTAAAAACGAGTACCACATTAAGAATGAGGATTCAGTCAAATTTGGTAAACTAAAAAGcaacaaggaaaaatgaaaaacatagGAAGTTTCCATTCAATTTCCCGTTTCCTTTATCAACTAAGATAGAGATCAGACCTCATCTCtctataaaactaaattatatgtaataacaGAGTTTAGCGTTCTTCAGCTGATCTTTGGGATCAAAATAATTTCGCAACTATTTGAGCTGATATTTTCTGGAAACACCTGAGATCATACAAAGACAAGAGAAAACGCAACGCACGAATTTCATCCACACAACTcatgaataagaaaaaagcGTGATTGAGACATACAttagaagaaaattctaaaataagtaaatttcaGAAAGCATTAATCTTTTGAGCTAAATTAAGAAGCCACAGAAAAGATAGATAGAAATTCAGCtaggaaaaaacaaaaccttCAGCAAACCAAGAAACCACATAGCCAAAGCAAATTTCAGTGCTAACATCAGAAGAAAACCTTCAGAATCAGTTaacaattaaaagaaaaaagaaaagaaataaaagaatccCAATAGCCAAATCACTCGTTGAAAGATCATTGACTTGCCAGATTGGATAAATTTTACCTTTTGGATTCGATCAATAATTAAACCCATCAACAAACAGATTTTCACACATGGATACATGGACTTACACCAATAActctgagagagagagagagagagagagcgatcGAGCTAGGGCTTCGCGCGCTCCGCTACGTAAAAAAGGGGTAGAGGGTACGTAAGAACGGTTggtgaaaaatgtaaatttggGAAATGTGGTGCCCAATTTTTGGAATTGCATTTGGGtaaattttggatgatttgaagaaaatgagttttatttttggagagaataatatttaatgattcaatttttataaaaataaatgaaaaatatgtttagtattaatatatttttcaaggaaataaaattaaacataaatatgaTTTGGGAAATTGCCCTCCTCCCTCACGAGAGGTTTGCTTCCttataacaaaataagttatttcatgaatcaaaattcaacgaatttatagatattaacgaaaaaataaaaaaaatatatttatctccaattaacttattattatttattgcacgttaaatgaatatttttattatcaaattagcCTCATACATCatcttcacgcattaatgcatgcgaaaatgtatattttcaccgttatacgAGTAGTTTAgttggaaataaattatttaacatgcaataagtcagtaataaatcaatcgtgggtaaatatcaattttcattcaatatttttgttaatgctAGCAAATTCAGTTAGttagacttatttgttagacgaaagaaAAATTTAGGGGTGctagttgtaatttttcaaaccacatagaatttacgtgtaattatatcaaatattaggagagaagaatataattatcccttaaaattATGCCTTAATGGCTGGTGTTTTATGGTTTCGTACTAATTAATGGTGGTTGGTACAATCAATAACGTTTTAGTCTAATGATTAAGGTTGagattttatgaataaatttaaaataatgggTTCAAATTTTACCAGACGTTTGGTGTTTGTCTTACTATTATACAGtgagtttattaattaaattaatattgatgtaatatgtaattatgaattaaaagaaaaacaatagtTGGTACACTCAACTAGTgagcaaaatatttatattttataatcaaatattttaccaaGACTTTTATGGTACGTATTTATTTGagttttcaataaataataatataatatttgaaataaagtatTAGAGAGACGAACAAAATTATGTAACGAGAAGTATATGGTCGAGTAGAGATAAAAGCAAATTATAAAGGCAACATAGatagagaaaattaaaaggataattacattctcctCTAATGAGATtcggtataattatatataaattttttgtgacttataaggataattacattctcctCTAATGAGAttcgatataattatatataaattttttgtgacttataaaattacatttgataatttgaggtttgttttcgttaaacaaatagattcatttgtgaataaaaattcactaaatttactgacagtaataagaaaaagtgaataaaattttttacttactctcgattgatttattacagatTTGTTATAGGTTAAACAAATCTTTTGtgactaaactatccttataacaaTGAAGATATACACGTCTTTACATGCATTAAAGGTGAAGataaataaggataatttggttataaaaaaatttatttgattttcaatGAATCAATCGggatcatttttttgttaatatcatcaagttcagtgaattttgactaacggaggggacttatttattagacaaaagtAAATCTTAGGcgtattaaatgtaatttttcaaaccacaaaagatttacgtgtaattatattgaatttcaGAGGagagaagtgtaattattccaaattaaaattgaaaaaaaaaagtatgtcAAACCATAGTACCAAAACCATCGATCTCcgattattataaaagtataaataagaTAGAAATAGAGGAGATGATGAAGTTTGCCCTAATCTTGAGTAGTTTTGTTGGTTCTAAACCAGCCAGAACTCCTAATTCCAAACACGTATGGGTCAATTTTGGCAACGGTCCAAAAATGACTCTTGATGTAGTGGTGGAGAACTCTGCCTTTGTAATTAATCGGATTGGTTTCTTTTATGGAAAAAGATgcaagtaatttttgtaatattgtaaatgagcaaattattatttataaaaaaaagtaattagtaatttacccttttgtgttttttaaatgcAACAATTTAATCCtctgtgatttttaaaatgaaacaatttatcttcatgtctaaagaggtaaattgcttcactttaaaaaatatgaggggGGAGGGAGGGTAAAttcctatttatttttcatagggggtatttgctcatttttaatatcgtaggagataaattttaaatctaatattttattgtaattactattgcattgattattttattttatatatacttactatgtgtatattttttttttaaaaaattaaatatgacgTAGTTTATGTACACATCACATGCGACGTGCatatgtgaaataaaataggagATTTAACATAAATTGTAATAGAAAATCTAATCAATGAATTCAAGGGGTGCTTACAAGAGTTTAAAATAATCGTTTTGCTGAAACATAAGTTAAAAagattgtttttattttacaacttttacttttgaattttgtaagttaatttaatttaaatcgaaaGTTATAAGCAATTTAACTTCTTCagtttattgataaaattataaatattaaactgtTTTTCCGAACGCTGCGactgcaatttttttcctctcaacttttgtttttaaatgcTACAAACTATTACTGCTACTTAACTTACAATTTATTCCCACCACAGAAATATGAGCTATTGCAGACATCCCTTAAGTAACAAAGCTTTTGCCATACAATTATTGtttaacagaaaaattcaTACAATACCTTATcacattgttttatttttcatggcTATTACAAATCAgatcttttattacaaattgatGTTTCGTCGTACATTTTAAACAAACCAAAGCAAGTTAGGAAAAACAGAATCCTCAATTCTCTTACAATAggaattttatgtaaataagaGAAGAGAGGATGACAAACAATATATAGAACCCATGCATATTTTGACTTAATTCATcatctttcaatatttttaccaGCATTCATAGAGCTTAATATCACAACGAAGCCTGAAGTAGACCTCGCCCTCATAGGAATCCGTCGCGATAGTAGCCACCCCTCTGCTCATGTGGAAATCACCGGTCCCGCCAATCACCGAAATGTCCCTAGTCTTGGACAGTATCGGATCGGCCCCGACGAAATTTATAGTACCCTTGTGTTGAGTGGAGTTGAACACGAACGACATCGCTATCCATGAGGTGAACGTTTCTTTCTTGTCGTAGATATAGAAACCCTGAGCCCGCCCAACTCGAGGCGAGTGGAGATTGTTGTCTAACGTTATGGGGTCGTCGAAAATGACCATGTCTCCAAAATGGTTGttacttgtcaattttgtGGTGTTGCCCCATGTCGGTGCTCCCACTATGGCAGACGTTGAGTTCTTGGCGTTATAACCGTTGTAAAGTATGTCGTGGAAGTAGAACACCAACCTCTTGCATGGGCGCCGGTGACGTAGGGCTTTTGGCTTGCGTGCGGTGGAGCAGTctaggaggaggaggaagaataTGATGGCTAAAGTTAGGGTTTTCATTGCCATTCCGGTATGCAAGATAGTCGTGAAGGCAGCAGGTAAGGGGAGGGGGGAGGAGAAGGGGTAAGAGGAGTTCGGAGGCAATGTCAACTCAACGTATATATAGAGGTTTTTGTGTGAGGGTATTGGACAAAGTTGGTACAATTACTTAATATGAAAGGTAGGTTTCGAATTCGGGTCATATAAATGtgggtgtatatatatatctattttctataataatttgttgtttttttgtcTCATTTAAATGTCTTTATTGATGCATTgtaccaaaatttaaatttataaatattgaataatgtaataaatccAACCTATTAAAAAAACGAAGAAAAAGGCATCATGTTTGTTGTTGCTAGGGTGGTCGGTGTCGAGCAATTTTGTTGGTCATACATGTGACTGCTTATCGTActatgagaaagaaagatttCAGTTACTTGTAaagttatagaaaataaaattaaataattatgtatacatAGAAGTTTTGGTTTGGCAGGTTGGCTTGTACTCTACGAATTATCTATATACACGAGGGTCAGATTGAGTGCTGAATGATTCACAAACTactaattaacttattaaatgTCCCTAgtatttttatagaataatAATGGGAACAAATCAACAACACTACCACCTAATCAATTAGTTGTACGTTAATTAAGCCTAGTTCAATTGGTGAAATTGAGGCCCCGTGATTTAATGTTATGAATTCGAATCTCATCAACGTGCGACGATGTTACTCTACATTAATAGTAagtcactacaagaaaacaaggcatacaatacaaataatattgcaacaaaattaattccgTAGCTAATGAGATGTACTAACAATGAATATTCCATGCCAAattgtgtataaaaattatgataaattacaacgacctctcttgaggtttgacataattatgaatactccttattgtttgaaaaattatcaataccacCTTGATTTTAACGGGTGTCTAACAAGTAGCCCAAtctgttagattttcatccatttttatagtgaactgaccaaaattcccttgtagaaaaattataattttatttattttttaaagaaaaatttatggactaagtggataatttttttttttttataatttttaaaatttttcatccatccccttggatttttttatattttttttaaaaataaaaaaatatagtaagggcaaagttgataatttcatacctccatccaaagattacataatttcatcaaacatcaggagGTTATTTGTAATCTTTTAAACAACATGGGGATATTCGTGATTATGCCAAACTCCAGGGGACTAACAATGAATATTTTGTAgcaaattatgtattaaaaatattcaataaaaatcagGTACGTAGACAATGAAATGGCTACAAATATTGCAACAAAGtgtatgttgatttttttttgcttacaCTCCTGTTGCTAACCTCCATTGCTAGTGCAACAAATTAGCTACAAAGTTTTGCGTAgggaataatttttaaaaataaaaattatagagtattttatttaaaaagtgaaCTACGGAACTATCGTtctgaaaataaaacttgCTACGAAGTCTCATTTGCAGTGGAACAAAAATGACTATGAATGTTCTGTCGTTATAGTAATGAATATAgctacataatttattttttttctatagtaCTGACACTGTTATGGAATTTTGGTGAAAAAAACTGCTATATAATTTTCGTAGCTATggcattaaaatataattgctacaaaattttcatttttattgcGACAATAATGGCTACAGATTTTCTGGTACTATGTGCAATACCATGTCTCACATGTATTATGaactaataagataaataatatataagtattgaGCAAAAAACACCAGTGCATCAACTGAATGCTTTTCCATGAgttgttaataattaaatttcagaaTGCGCTCGAATGGGTTTGGAGGCAATTCTGCCTTCAACAGGCTCGCGAGCCAGGGGTGTCACAAATGATATTAGAGTCGACCCCTTGATTTAAgtagaaattgaaataaatatatttatttaaaaaattattatcttcaattatataattataataaaaatagatcaaGAGTGCCATTCCCAAAAAaccataaaacaaaaaaatacatttttaatttgaataaggtTCAATCAAGcccaatttaattatatattttaattaaatttaagttaattatatgataaatataaatatatttattatataagtagtgtataattttaaaaaataatcaattatatacatatcatatataatgatacttgtaataaattaatttagatattaAATAGGGTATGtatgtgacgccccaaaaattataatacataattgtaggattaattgataaattcttatgaaacttagttaattaataaataaattataggtcataattggaatataataaaatttgaacggattaaattggagttcattataatatt encodes:
- the LOC105158405 gene encoding uncharacterized protein LOC105158405, which produces MEGDADAMESLSFGEETYDCDSESECCVEDSVDDELFYASGDIIPKLQFRKEASKARWIEELGMAEVLEKKGKMWTTTGIVRDGKTYCSIEETLYLGEIGALNILNSDDTPILLSDIYGKLAEDKNRHGCSWESFEVYRHLKFLGYIVGRCGVPWSIKSVKMKMNAQEGMSEYESSRGGGSIDNSFITEMFGNLHFGETRPVFDVYPPNSKFRKSCPGTPSFVLCLTSGHPPSRQEIEDLETRCGGSPLKFCIVEHGRVSFLSFTKVELPILP
- the LOC105158420 gene encoding LOW QUALITY PROTEIN: uncharacterized protein LOC105158420 (The sequence of the model RefSeq protein was modified relative to this genomic sequence to represent the inferred CDS: inserted 2 bases in 1 codon): MDARFHNVGFAANPKSNAFKNLCNSIQIGAAGAEVVYCADTTLRLDSPGFVTPFISAPKGIKRKWSSRDGPMDLQVGSSLGLCLGHSSSSSDSKGSSTTACTSMSSTKESEEESSMDLELDFSLHLGGDKSSGSEKLACSNLKSLDVLPKVDLQLSLSSGPTASDITTVSLSSTERKNVTEVVAGEGAGKTDEGLTGSTFSPWLNEQNVENIYFLNQWQIKPALGLCSSVIRPPKSSVTCTSGITQPQQQHTSSTQQCQFQGCVKGARGASGFCIAHGGGHRCQRPGCQRGAEGQMASCKAHGGGLQCEILGCTKSAEGRTEFCIAHGGGRWCNHEGCTRTARGKSGLCIRRGGGKWCQKENCTKSAEGASGLCISHGGGRRCQYPECNKGAQGSTAFCKAHGGGKRCTYLGCNKGAEGSTLFCKGHGGGKRCFFQGGGICPKSVHGGTLFCMAHGGGGRCAVQECTKSARGRTDFCVHHGGGKRCKIEGCGKSAQGSNDFCKAHGGGKRCSWGPPGPELGXXXXXKTALCAYHGGLVQDKRVHGGATMGTVVQDLKVKQSAELKQISTIEDMSVDLTMIENNALSSTSSWNYFSLQHANSPVGSNPALSPFPEGRVHGGNLMAMLGGSSELNF
- the LOC105158429 gene encoding disease resistance response protein 206-like — protein: MAMKTLTLAIIFFLLLLDCSTARKPKALRHRRPCKRLVFYFHDILYNGYNAKNSTSAIVGAPTWGNTTKLTSNNHFGDMVIFDDPITLDNNLHSPRVGRAQGFYIYDKKETFTSWIAMSFVFNSTQHKGTINFVGADPILSKTRDISVIGGTGDFHMSRGVATIATDSYEGEVYFRLRCDIKLYECW